A genomic segment from Salmo trutta chromosome 38, fSalTru1.1, whole genome shotgun sequence encodes:
- the LOC115177815 gene encoding lipopolysaccharide-induced tumor necrosis factor-alpha factor homolog isoform X1: MANVQVPVGMSYCTLVAIGAFGDSPVQMTCPNCHQTVVTKVDFSSGVLTYLFCGGLFFCGFVLGCCLIPFCFDRLKDAKHTCPSCKTILGVYERL; this comes from the exons ATGGCCAACGTCCAGGTGCCTGTTGGTATGTCCTACTGTACTTTGG TGGCCATCGGTGCATTTGGGGACAGTCCTGTCCAGATGACCTGTCCTAACTGTCACCAGACCGTGGTCACTAAGGTTGACTTCTCCTCTGGTGTCCTCACCTACCTCTTCTGTGGAGGACTCTTCTTCTGTGG GTTTGTTCTGGGTTGCTGTCTCATCCCTTTCTGTTTCGACAGGCTCAAAGACGCCAAGCACACGTGTCCCTCCTGCAAGACCATCCTGGGGGTTTATGAGCGCTTATAA
- the LOC115177815 gene encoding lipopolysaccharide-induced tumor necrosis factor-alpha factor homolog isoform X2 — translation MANVQVPVVAIGAFGDSPVQMTCPNCHQTVVTKVDFSSGVLTYLFCGGLFFCGFVLGCCLIPFCFDRLKDAKHTCPSCKTILGVYERL, via the exons ATGGCCAACGTCCAGGTGCCTGTTG TGGCCATCGGTGCATTTGGGGACAGTCCTGTCCAGATGACCTGTCCTAACTGTCACCAGACCGTGGTCACTAAGGTTGACTTCTCCTCTGGTGTCCTCACCTACCTCTTCTGTGGAGGACTCTTCTTCTGTGG GTTTGTTCTGGGTTGCTGTCTCATCCCTTTCTGTTTCGACAGGCTCAAAGACGCCAAGCACACGTGTCCCTCCTGCAAGACCATCCTGGGGGTTTATGAGCGCTTATAA